Proteins from a single region of Streptomyces spectabilis:
- a CDS encoding maleylpyruvate isomerase family mycothiol-dependent enzyme, which translates to MIDHVRDLASVRDATERLLSAVSAWDNAATAEPSRLPGWSRGHVLTHLARNADALVNVLAGRPMYASAEARDGDIERGAPRPLAEQIEDLRLSAARFQDEADRPADWSRTVELRNGVTDSASRVPFRRWIEMELHHVDLGVGYELEDLPADFVEREIAFLADRFLGKADVPATRVTDGTRAWSTGRALEGGEKPEVTVSGPAPALLGWLAGRRDPAELAAALTVEGGPLPSLPPL; encoded by the coding sequence ATGATTGATCATGTGCGCGACCTGGCGTCTGTACGTGACGCGACCGAAAGACTGCTGAGCGCAGTCTCCGCATGGGACAACGCCGCGACCGCCGAGCCGTCACGGCTTCCGGGCTGGAGCCGCGGCCACGTCCTCACCCACCTGGCACGCAACGCCGACGCGCTGGTAAACGTTCTCGCAGGCCGCCCCATGTACGCGAGCGCCGAGGCGCGCGACGGCGACATCGAGCGGGGCGCGCCGCGCCCCCTGGCCGAGCAGATCGAGGACCTGCGGCTCTCCGCGGCCCGCTTCCAGGACGAGGCCGACCGGCCCGCGGACTGGTCCCGGACGGTGGAGCTGCGCAACGGCGTCACGGACTCCGCCTCCCGGGTGCCGTTCCGGCGGTGGATCGAGATGGAGCTGCACCACGTCGACCTGGGCGTGGGGTACGAGCTGGAGGACCTGCCCGCCGACTTCGTGGAGCGCGAGATCGCCTTCCTCGCGGACCGCTTCCTGGGGAAGGCCGACGTCCCCGCGACCCGTGTCACCGACGGCACGCGCGCGTGGAGCACGGGCCGCGCCCTGGAGGGCGGGGAGAAGCCGGAGGTCACGGTCAGCGGCCCGGCACCCGCTCTGCTCGGCTGGCTCGCCGGCCGCCGCGACCCGGCGGAGCTCGCCGCCGCCCTGACCGTCGAGGGCGGCCCGCTCCCCTCTCTGCCCCCTCTCTAG
- a CDS encoding IS110 family transposase, with amino-acid sequence MDVVYERCAGIDISKADVKVCIRVPGAGRRRRGEVRTFTSMTSGLLAMRDWLLAEGVTVVGMEATGIYWKPVFYLLEHDMECWLLNARHMKAVPGRKTDVKDSEWIAKLVEHGLVRASFVPPEPIRQLRDLTRYRTEVIRERTREAQRLEKLLEDAGIKLSCVVSDILGVSGRAMLEALITGERDPRVLADLAKRRLRLKIPDLIEALTGRFGDHHAFLARAMLDRIDAATAMEVRLSARIGTALEPMRRSVDLLTTIPGVSTRAAEVILAEIGADMARFASAEHLASWAGVCPGNHESAGRQPTGRTRHGDPWLKAALGQSAMAAARTKNTYLAARYRRLVARRGKRRAVVALEHSLLIAVWHMLTHGVPHQDLGGDYFLERTGKTRATRRLISQLNQLGYQVSLQPTGTS; translated from the coding sequence ATGGACGTGGTCTACGAGCGGTGTGCGGGGATCGACATCAGCAAGGCTGACGTGAAGGTCTGTATCCGGGTGCCCGGTGCCGGCAGGCGGCGCCGGGGCGAGGTGCGGACCTTCACGTCGATGACCTCCGGTCTGCTGGCCATGCGGGACTGGCTGCTGGCCGAAGGGGTCACCGTGGTCGGCATGGAGGCGACCGGGATCTACTGGAAGCCGGTGTTCTACCTGCTGGAGCACGACATGGAGTGCTGGCTGCTCAACGCCCGTCACATGAAGGCCGTGCCGGGCCGCAAGACGGACGTGAAGGACTCGGAGTGGATCGCCAAGCTCGTCGAGCACGGCCTGGTCCGTGCTTCGTTCGTGCCTCCGGAGCCGATCCGCCAGCTGCGGGACCTCACCCGCTACCGCACCGAGGTGATCCGCGAGCGCACCCGGGAAGCCCAGCGGCTGGAGAAGCTCCTGGAGGACGCCGGGATCAAGCTGTCCTGCGTGGTCAGTGACATCCTGGGCGTGTCCGGACGGGCCATGCTGGAGGCCCTGATCACAGGTGAACGGGACCCGCGGGTGCTCGCGGACCTGGCCAAGCGCCGCCTGCGGTTGAAGATCCCGGACCTGATCGAGGCCCTGACCGGCCGTTTCGGTGACCACCACGCCTTCCTCGCGAGGGCGATGCTGGACCGGATCGACGCCGCCACCGCGATGGAGGTGCGCCTCAGTGCCCGGATCGGGACCGCGCTGGAGCCGATGCGTCGCAGCGTGGACCTGCTGACCACCATCCCCGGTGTCAGCACCCGGGCCGCGGAGGTGATCCTGGCCGAGATCGGTGCGGACATGGCCCGGTTCGCCTCGGCCGAGCATCTGGCCTCCTGGGCCGGCGTCTGCCCGGGCAACCACGAGTCCGCGGGGCGCCAGCCCACGGGACGGACTCGGCACGGCGACCCCTGGCTCAAGGCCGCGCTGGGCCAGTCCGCGATGGCCGCCGCCCGTACCAAGAACACCTACCTCGCCGCCCGCTACCGACGCCTGGTCGCCCGCCGCGGCAAACGCCGGGCGGTGGTCGCCCTGGAACACTCCCTCCTGATCGCCGTCTGGCACATGCTCACCCACGGCGTCCCGCACCAGGACCTCGGCGGCGACTACTTCCTGGAACGCACCGGGAAGACCCGGGCCACCCGACGGCTCATCAGCCAGCTCAACCAACTCGGCTACCAGGTCAGCCTGCAGCCCACCGGGACTTCCTGA
- a CDS encoding MBL fold metallo-hydrolase has protein sequence MTYSGAVKIGGPADVHELRDLMISKVAVGPMNNNAYLLRCRATDEQLLIDAANESGTLLTLIGDDGIAAVVTTHQHGDHWQALEEVVGATGARTYAGREDAEGIPVPTDVLVDDGDTIEFGRISLTARHLVGHTPGSIALVYDDPHGHPHVFTGDCLFPGGVGNTWEDPERFASLIGDVETKIFGTLPDETWVYPGHGDDTTLGAERPHLAEWRERGW, from the coding sequence ATGACGTACAGCGGAGCGGTGAAGATCGGTGGACCCGCGGACGTGCACGAGCTGCGGGACCTGATGATCTCCAAGGTCGCGGTCGGGCCGATGAACAACAACGCCTATCTGCTGCGCTGTCGGGCCACCGACGAGCAGCTCCTGATCGACGCGGCGAACGAGTCCGGGACCCTGCTGACCCTGATCGGTGACGACGGCATCGCCGCCGTCGTCACCACGCATCAGCACGGGGACCACTGGCAGGCCCTGGAGGAGGTCGTCGGGGCGACGGGCGCGCGGACGTACGCGGGCCGCGAGGACGCCGAGGGCATCCCGGTGCCGACGGACGTCCTCGTGGACGACGGCGACACGATCGAATTCGGCCGGATCTCGCTCACCGCGCGCCATCTCGTGGGCCACACTCCGGGCTCGATCGCGCTGGTCTACGACGACCCGCACGGCCATCCGCACGTCTTCACGGGCGACTGCCTCTTCCCCGGGGGCGTCGGCAACACCTGGGAGGACCCGGAGCGGTTCGCGAGCCTCATCGGCGACGTCGAGACGAAGATCTTCGGCACGCTTCCGGACGAGACCTGGGTCTACCCCGGGCACGGCGACGACACGACGCTCGGCGCCGAGCGCCCGCACCTGGCGGAGTGGCGCGAGCGCGGCTGGTGA
- the uvrA gene encoding excinuclease ABC subunit UvrA: MADRLIVRGAREHNLKNVSLDLPRDSLIVFTGLSGSGKSSLAFDTIFAEGQRRYVESLSSYARQFLGQMDKPDVDFIEGLSPAVSIDQKSTSRNPRSTVGTITEVYDYLRLLFARIGKPHCPECGRPISRQSPQAIVDKVLELPEGSRFQVLSPLVRERKGEFVDLFADLQTKGYSRARVDGATIQLSEPPQLKKQEKHTIEVVVDRLTVKESAKRRLTDSVETALGLSGGMVVLDFVDLPEDDPERERMYSEHLYCPYDDLSFEELEPRSFSFNAPFGACPDCTGIGTRMEVDPELLVPDEEKSLNEGAIHPWSHGHTKDYFARLVGALADALGFSMDMPWAGLPQRAKKALLYGHKTQIEVRYRNRYGRERVYTTAFEGAVPFVKRRHSEAESDSSRERFEGYMREVPCPTCEGTRLKPIILAVTVMGRSIAEVSAMSISDCADFLAQLKLTARDKKIAERVLKEVNERLRFLVDVGLDYLSLNRAAGTLSGGEAQRIRLATQIGSGLVGVLYVLDEPSIGLHQRDNHRLIETLVRLRDMGNTLIVVEHDEDTIKVADWVVDIGPGAGEHGGKVVHSGSLKELLANDKSMTGQYLSGKKEIPLPDVRRPADPSRRLTVHGARENNLQDIDVSFPLGVLTAVTGVSGSGKSTLVNDILYTHLARELNGARSVPGRHTRVDGDDLVDKVVHVDQSPIGRTPRSNPATYTGVFDHVRKLFAETTEAKVRGYLPGRFSFNVKGGRCENCSGDGTIKIEMNFLPDVYVPCEVCHGARYNRETLDVHYKGKSIAEVLDMPIEEALGFFEAVPGIARHLKTLHEVGLGYVRLGQPAPTLSGGEAQRVKLASELQKRSTGRTVYVLDEPTTGLHFEDISKLIKVLSGLVDKGNTVIVIEHNLDVIKTADWVVDMGPEGGSGGGLVIAEGTPEQVAGVPASHTGKFLRDIVVADRISDAGAPPARRTRKKAAVAATSAPAKKTATARTTKTAAAKKATAATKGAAEKAPAKKAPAKKAATKKTAAKKAVAKKAPAKKATARSRKA; this comes from the coding sequence GTGGCCGACCGTCTCATCGTCCGTGGCGCGCGCGAGCACAATCTCAAGAACGTCTCGCTCGACCTCCCGCGTGACTCCCTCATCGTCTTCACCGGTCTGTCCGGATCCGGCAAGTCCTCGCTCGCGTTCGACACGATCTTCGCCGAGGGCCAGCGCCGGTACGTCGAGTCCCTCTCGTCGTACGCGCGCCAGTTCCTCGGCCAGATGGACAAGCCGGACGTCGACTTCATCGAGGGCCTCTCGCCCGCGGTCTCCATCGACCAGAAGTCGACCTCGCGCAATCCGCGCTCGACGGTCGGCACCATCACCGAGGTGTACGACTACCTGCGCCTGCTGTTCGCGCGCATCGGCAAGCCGCACTGCCCCGAGTGCGGCCGCCCGATCAGCCGCCAGTCGCCGCAGGCCATCGTCGACAAGGTCCTCGAGCTGCCCGAGGGCAGCCGCTTCCAGGTCCTGTCGCCGCTGGTGCGCGAGCGCAAGGGCGAGTTCGTCGACCTCTTCGCCGATCTCCAGACGAAGGGGTACAGCCGCGCCCGGGTCGACGGCGCCACCATCCAGCTCTCCGAGCCGCCCCAGCTCAAGAAGCAGGAGAAGCACACCATCGAGGTGGTCGTCGACCGCCTCACGGTCAAGGAGAGCGCCAAGCGCCGCCTGACCGACTCCGTGGAGACCGCGCTCGGCCTCTCCGGCGGCATGGTCGTGCTCGACTTCGTCGACCTCCCCGAGGACGACCCCGAGCGCGAGCGGATGTACTCGGAGCACCTCTACTGCCCGTACGACGACCTGTCCTTCGAGGAGCTGGAGCCCCGCTCCTTCTCGTTCAACGCGCCCTTCGGCGCCTGCCCCGACTGCACCGGCATCGGCACCCGCATGGAGGTCGACCCCGAGCTCCTCGTCCCGGACGAGGAGAAGTCGCTCAACGAGGGCGCCATCCACCCCTGGTCGCACGGCCACACCAAGGACTACTTCGCGCGTCTCGTCGGCGCCCTCGCCGACGCGCTCGGCTTCTCCATGGACATGCCCTGGGCGGGCCTCCCGCAGCGCGCCAAGAAGGCCCTGCTGTACGGCCACAAGACCCAGATCGAAGTCCGCTACCGCAACCGGTACGGCCGCGAGCGGGTGTACACCACCGCCTTCGAAGGCGCCGTCCCCTTCGTCAAGCGGCGCCACTCCGAGGCCGAGAGCGACTCCAGCCGCGAGCGCTTCGAGGGCTATATGCGCGAGGTGCCCTGCCCCACCTGTGAGGGCACGCGCCTGAAGCCGATCATCCTGGCCGTCACGGTGATGGGGAGGTCCATCGCCGAGGTCTCCGCGATGTCCATCAGCGACTGCGCGGACTTCCTCGCCCAGCTGAAGCTGACCGCCCGCGACAAGAAGATCGCCGAGCGCGTCCTCAAGGAGGTCAACGAGCGGCTGCGCTTCCTCGTCGACGTCGGCCTCGACTACCTCTCGCTGAACCGCGCCGCGGGCACCCTCTCCGGCGGCGAGGCCCAGCGCATCCGCCTGGCCACCCAGATCGGCTCCGGCCTGGTCGGCGTGCTCTACGTCCTCGACGAGCCCTCCATCGGCCTGCACCAGCGGGACAACCACCGACTCATCGAGACCCTGGTCCGGCTCCGCGACATGGGCAACACCCTCATCGTGGTCGAGCACGACGAGGACACCATCAAGGTCGCCGACTGGGTCGTCGACATCGGCCCCGGCGCGGGCGAGCACGGCGGCAAGGTCGTGCACAGCGGCTCCCTGAAGGAGCTGCTCGCCAACGACAAGTCCATGACGGGCCAGTATCTGTCGGGCAAGAAGGAGATCCCGCTCCCCGACGTGCGCCGCCCCGCCGACCCGAGCCGCCGGCTCACGGTGCACGGCGCCCGGGAGAACAACCTCCAGGACATCGACGTCTCCTTCCCCCTCGGCGTGCTCACCGCCGTCACGGGCGTCTCCGGCTCCGGCAAGTCGACCCTCGTGAACGACATCCTGTACACGCACCTGGCCCGGGAGCTGAACGGCGCGCGCTCGGTCCCCGGCCGCCACACGCGCGTGGACGGCGACGACCTCGTCGACAAGGTCGTCCACGTCGACCAGTCGCCCATCGGCCGCACCCCCCGGTCGAACCCGGCGACGTACACCGGCGTCTTCGACCACGTCCGCAAGCTCTTCGCGGAGACCACGGAGGCCAAGGTCCGCGGCTACCTCCCCGGACGCTTCTCGTTCAACGTGAAGGGCGGCCGCTGCGAGAACTGCTCCGGCGACGGCACCATCAAGATCGAGATGAACTTCCTCCCGGACGTGTACGTCCCGTGCGAGGTCTGCCACGGCGCGCGGTACAACCGCGAGACGCTGGACGTGCACTACAAGGGCAAGTCCATCGCCGAGGTCCTCGACATGCCGATCGAGGAGGCGCTCGGCTTCTTCGAGGCGGTCCCCGGCATCGCCCGCCACCTGAAGACCCTCCACGAAGTGGGCCTCGGGTACGTCCGCCTCGGCCAGCCCGCGCCCACGCTCTCCGGCGGCGAGGCCCAGCGCGTCAAGCTGGCGAGCGAGCTGCAGAAGCGCTCCACGGGCCGCACGGTCTACGTCCTGGACGAGCCGACCACCGGTCTGCACTTCGAGGACATCAGCAAGCTCATCAAGGTCCTGTCCGGCCTCGTCGACAAGGGCAACACGGTCATCGTCATCGAGCACAACCTCGACGTGATCAAGACGGCCGACTGGGTCGTCGACATGGGCCCGGAGGGCGGCAGCGGCGGCGGCCTCGTCATCGCCGAAGGCACCCCCGAGCAGGTCGCCGGAGTCCCCGCGAGCCACACGGGCAAGTTCCTGCGGGACATCGTCGTCGCCGACCGCATCAGCGACGCGGGCGCGCCGCCGGCGCGGCGCACGCGGAAGAAGGCGGCCGTCGCGGCCACCTCCGCCCCCGCGAAGAAGACGGCGACGGCCAGGACGACCAAGACCGCCGCCGCGAAGAAGGCGACGGCCGCCACCAAGGGCGCCGCCGAGAAGGCCCCCGCCAAGAAGGCCCCCGCCAAGAAGGCAGCCACGAAGAAGACCGCTGCCAAGAAGGCGGTCGCGAAGAAGGCCCCCGCGAAGAAGGCGACGGCACGCAGCCGCAAGGCCTGA
- a CDS encoding calcium:proton antiporter, with protein MIPRLRAIASRWTTAVPVLGVVLLACTWGRELPGGVVALVTVVLAGAVLAAVHHAEVIAHRVGEPFGSLVLAVAVTIIEVALIVTLMADGGDKSSTLARDTVFAAVMITCNGIVGLCLLTAALRHRVAVFNPEGTGAALATVATLATLSLVLPTFTTSKPGPEFSTSQLTFAALASLVLYGLFVATQTVRHRDYFLPVTKEGEVRDADDHAEVPSARTAQISLGLLALALVGVVGLAKGVSPTIESGVESAGLPHAVVGVIIALLVLLPETIAAVRAARRDRVQTSLNLALGSAMASIGLTIPAVAIASVWLTGPLVLGLSSTHMVLLLLTVGVSTLTVVPGRATLLQGGVHLVLFAAYLELAMNP; from the coding sequence ATGATCCCCAGACTCCGGGCCATCGCCTCGCGGTGGACAACCGCAGTGCCCGTTCTCGGAGTCGTCCTGCTCGCCTGCACCTGGGGGCGGGAGCTTCCCGGTGGCGTCGTCGCCCTGGTGACGGTGGTCCTCGCCGGAGCCGTGCTCGCCGCGGTGCACCACGCCGAGGTCATCGCGCACCGTGTGGGCGAACCGTTCGGCTCCCTCGTCCTCGCCGTGGCCGTGACGATCATCGAGGTGGCCCTGATCGTCACCCTGATGGCCGACGGCGGCGACAAGAGCTCCACCCTGGCGCGCGACACCGTCTTCGCCGCCGTGATGATCACCTGCAACGGCATAGTCGGTCTGTGCCTGCTCACCGCGGCCCTGCGGCACCGCGTCGCCGTCTTCAACCCCGAGGGCACCGGAGCCGCCCTCGCGACGGTCGCCACGCTGGCCACGCTCAGCCTGGTCCTGCCGACGTTCACGACGTCCAAGCCGGGCCCGGAGTTCTCCACCTCGCAGCTCACCTTCGCGGCCCTGGCCTCACTCGTCCTGTACGGCCTGTTCGTGGCGACGCAGACCGTGCGCCACCGCGACTACTTCCTGCCGGTCACCAAGGAGGGCGAGGTCCGCGACGCCGACGACCACGCCGAGGTGCCCTCCGCCCGCACCGCCCAGATCAGCCTCGGACTGCTCGCCCTCGCCCTGGTCGGCGTCGTCGGCCTCGCCAAGGGCGTGTCGCCGACCATCGAGTCGGGCGTCGAGTCCGCGGGCCTGCCGCACGCCGTCGTCGGCGTGATCATCGCGCTGCTCGTGCTGCTCCCGGAGACCATCGCGGCCGTGCGCGCCGCCCGCCGCGACCGCGTGCAGACCAGCCTGAACCTGGCCCTCGGCTCGGCGATGGCCAGCATCGGCCTGACCATCCCCGCCGTCGCCATCGCCTCCGTGTGGCTGACCGGACCGCTCGTGCTCGGACTCAGCTCGACCCACATGGTGCTGCTCCTGCTCACGGTCGGCGTCAGCACGCTCACCGTCGTGCCGGGCCGGGCCACCCTTCTCCAGGGCGGCGTCCACCTGGTGCTCTTCGCGGCCTATCTGGAACTGGCCATGAACCCGTGA
- a CDS encoding TerC family protein has protein sequence MDVSMTLWVTTVLGLCALIAVDFFIGRKPHDVSIKEAGIWTIVWIVLAALFGLGLLIAGEGQASGEFFAGFITEKSLSVDNLFVFILIMAKFSVPSHLQQRVLLFGVLIALVLRAIFIAAGAAVIANFSWVFYIFGAFLIYTAWKLIQEARADEEEEDWEENRLLKSIEKKFGVSDRYEGTKLFVRKNGKKIMTPLMVVMLAIGTTDVLFAMDSIPAIFGLTQDPYIVFTANAFALMGLRQLYFLIGGLLRKLVHLSYGLSVILGFIGVKLVLHALHENGVHVPEISIPVSLGVICGVLVITTITSLMASKKQQEREAAAGKDEASKDSIEA, from the coding sequence GTGGACGTTTCTATGACCTTGTGGGTGACGACCGTTCTCGGTCTGTGTGCCCTGATCGCGGTCGACTTCTTCATCGGGCGCAAGCCGCACGATGTGTCGATCAAGGAAGCCGGCATCTGGACGATCGTCTGGATCGTGCTCGCCGCGCTCTTCGGGCTCGGCCTGCTGATCGCGGGCGAGGGCCAGGCCTCGGGCGAGTTCTTCGCCGGCTTCATCACCGAGAAGTCGCTGAGTGTCGACAATCTCTTCGTCTTCATCCTGATCATGGCGAAGTTCTCGGTGCCGTCGCACCTCCAGCAGCGCGTGCTGCTGTTCGGTGTGCTGATCGCCCTGGTCCTGCGAGCGATCTTCATCGCCGCCGGCGCCGCGGTCATCGCCAACTTCTCGTGGGTCTTCTACATCTTCGGCGCGTTCCTGATCTACACCGCCTGGAAGCTCATCCAGGAGGCGCGTGCCGACGAGGAGGAAGAGGACTGGGAGGAGAACCGCCTCCTGAAGTCCATCGAGAAGAAGTTCGGCGTCTCGGACCGGTACGAGGGCACGAAGCTGTTCGTCCGTAAGAACGGCAAGAAGATCATGACGCCCCTGATGGTCGTCATGCTCGCCATCGGCACCACCGACGTCCTGTTCGCGATGGACTCGATCCCCGCGATCTTCGGCCTCACCCAGGACCCGTACATCGTCTTCACCGCCAACGCGTTCGCCCTGATGGGTCTGCGACAGCTGTACTTCCTCATCGGTGGCCTCCTCAGGAAGTTGGTCCACCTCAGCTACGGTCTGTCGGTGATCCTCGGCTTCATCGGCGTGAAGCTCGTCCTGCACGCCCTGCACGAGAACGGGGTGCACGTCCCCGAGATCTCCATCCCGGTCTCGCTCGGCGTCATCTGCGGTGTCCTGGTGATCACGACGATCACCAGCCTCATGGCCTCCAAGAAGCAGCAGGAGCGCGAGGCGGCGGCAGGCAAGGACGAGGCCTCGAAGGACAGCATCGAGGCGTAA
- a CDS encoding MFS transporter: MPRLAAAALAGTAIEFYDFFVYGTAAALVLGPLFFPTFSPLAGTLAAFATFGVGFVARPLGSVVFGHIGDRHGRRPVLVGSLLMTGLATVAVGCVPTYESIGAAAPLLLLVLRFVQGVGLGGEWGGAVLLAAEHAPAERRGLWASFPQVGPAIGFLFANGITLGLSVTLTEAQFASWGWRIPFWVAGLLAAAGLALRASLEESPDFLGVREPARVPLVEVMRGHWRLVLLTAGAIAVGYAVFYAVTTWSLSYGVERLGVSRPVMLTCVMAAVVAMGALTPVSAHLGDRYGRRPLCLLGCAATALWMFPMVALLATGQPLLMFLGFLVALIAFTTMFGVVAAYLPELYEPRVRCTGAAVGYNLAGVLGGALTPIVATATARGTGTPWGVAAYLTAVAVLSLGCFALLPETRPESRAVPVTG; this comes from the coding sequence CTGCCGCGGCTCGCCGCCGCCGCGCTCGCGGGGACCGCCATCGAGTTCTACGACTTCTTCGTGTACGGCACCGCGGCGGCGCTCGTGCTCGGGCCGCTGTTCTTCCCGACGTTCTCGCCCCTGGCGGGGACGCTCGCCGCGTTCGCGACGTTCGGGGTCGGCTTCGTCGCCCGGCCGCTGGGGTCCGTGGTCTTCGGGCACATCGGCGACCGGCACGGCCGACGGCCCGTCCTGGTGGGCTCGCTGCTCATGACGGGCCTCGCCACCGTCGCCGTCGGCTGCGTACCGACGTACGAGTCGATCGGCGCGGCCGCTCCCCTGCTGCTGCTCGTCCTGCGGTTCGTGCAGGGCGTGGGGCTCGGCGGCGAGTGGGGCGGGGCGGTGCTCCTGGCGGCCGAGCACGCGCCCGCCGAACGGCGCGGGCTGTGGGCGAGCTTCCCGCAGGTCGGCCCCGCGATCGGGTTCCTGTTCGCCAACGGCATCACCCTGGGGCTCTCGGTGACGCTCACGGAGGCGCAGTTCGCCTCCTGGGGATGGCGGATCCCGTTCTGGGTGGCGGGGCTGCTCGCGGCGGCCGGGCTCGCGCTGCGCGCCTCTCTGGAGGAGAGCCCGGACTTCCTGGGCGTACGCGAGCCCGCGCGCGTGCCGCTCGTCGAAGTGATGCGCGGCCACTGGCGGCTCGTCCTGCTCACGGCGGGCGCCATCGCGGTCGGGTACGCGGTCTTCTACGCCGTGACGACGTGGTCGCTGTCCTACGGAGTGGAGCGGCTCGGCGTGAGCCGTCCGGTGATGCTGACGTGCGTGATGGCGGCCGTCGTCGCCATGGGGGCGCTGACCCCGGTGTCCGCGCACCTGGGGGACCGCTACGGACGGCGTCCGCTGTGCCTGCTCGGGTGCGCGGCGACCGCCCTGTGGATGTTCCCGATGGTGGCGCTCCTGGCGACAGGACAGCCGCTGCTGATGTTCCTCGGCTTCCTGGTGGCCCTCATCGCGTTCACGACGATGTTCGGGGTGGTCGCGGCGTATCTGCCGGAGCTGTACGAGCCGCGTGTGCGCTGTACGGGGGCCGCGGTGGGCTACAACCTCGCCGGGGTGCTCGGCGGCGCGCTCACGCCGATCGTGGCGACCGCGACGGCACGCGGGACGGGCACGCCCTGGGGCGTGGCGGCGTATCTGACGGCCGTGGCGGTGCTGAGCCTCGGCTGCTTCGCGCTGCTCCCGGAGACGCGGCCCGAGAGCAGGGCGGTGCCGGTCACCGGGTGA
- the aroQ gene encoding type II 3-dehydroquinate dehydratase: protein MPHTLATAPIMILNGPNLNLLGKRQPEIYGTDTLADVEARCAEAAAAHGGSVDLRQSNHEGELVDWIHEARENHVGIVINPAAYSHTSVAILDALNTCDGMPVVEVHISNIHQREAFRHHSYVSQRADGVIAGCGVQGYVFGVERVAALAAAGAARG from the coding sequence GTGCCCCACACCCTCGCCACCGCTCCGATCATGATCCTGAACGGGCCCAATCTGAACCTCCTGGGCAAGCGGCAGCCGGAGATCTACGGCACCGACACGCTCGCCGACGTGGAGGCCCGGTGCGCCGAGGCGGCCGCGGCGCACGGCGGGTCGGTCGACCTCAGGCAGTCCAACCACGAGGGCGAGCTGGTGGACTGGATCCACGAGGCGCGCGAGAACCACGTGGGCATCGTCATCAACCCCGCTGCCTACTCCCACACGTCCGTCGCGATCCTGGACGCGCTCAACACCTGTGACGGCATGCCGGTGGTGGAGGTCCACATCTCCAACATCCACCAGCGGGAGGCCTTCCGGCACCACTCGTACGTCTCGCAGCGCGCCGACGGCGTCATCGCGGGGTGCGGGGTGCAGGGGTACGTGTTCGGAGTGGAGCGGGTGGCCGCGCTCGCCGCTGCCGGAGCGGCGCGGGGCTGA